One segment of Paraburkholderia sp. PREW-6R DNA contains the following:
- a CDS encoding DUF2252 domain-containing protein: MPDVVQIISSFNAGRDPERLAMKYKAMRSSPFVFLRGTCHLFYERLPHDTLLDEAPPVWICGDMHMENFGSYKADNGLIYFDNNDFDEACLAPSLYELVRLLTSVLAGAGDLKLSRAQALSLCHTALEAYGSALAYGKARWIEAETAVGMVRDLFAALAARSRVAHLDKRTVLKGKARVLKVDGKKALPVTDKQRAAVTAFMAQFAASAPNPDFFRILDVARRIAGTGSLGVDRYVILVEGKGSPDGNYLIDLKEALPSSVAPHVSTPQPPWQTEAQRVVEVQRRNQAVSQAFLHAVEFNQRSYVLRSLQPSEDRVALSDWDNKLPRLEEVINSMAELSAWAHLRSGGRQKSSIADDLIAFGNRRDWQLPLVDLAMQCAVQVEQDWQTYCNAYDRGVLDPHASRAPDKP; this comes from the coding sequence ATGCCCGATGTTGTGCAGATCATCAGCAGTTTTAACGCCGGCCGCGATCCTGAGCGGCTTGCCATGAAATACAAAGCTATGCGCAGTTCGCCGTTCGTGTTCCTGCGCGGCACCTGTCATCTCTTCTATGAACGCTTACCGCACGACACGCTGCTCGATGAAGCACCGCCAGTATGGATCTGCGGCGACATGCACATGGAGAATTTCGGCAGCTACAAGGCTGACAACGGGCTGATCTATTTCGACAACAATGACTTCGACGAAGCCTGCCTCGCACCGAGCCTCTACGAGCTCGTGCGGCTTCTGACCAGTGTGCTGGCCGGCGCGGGCGACCTGAAGCTCAGTCGCGCGCAGGCCTTGTCGTTGTGTCACACGGCGCTGGAAGCGTATGGCAGCGCGCTCGCCTATGGCAAGGCGCGCTGGATCGAAGCGGAAACGGCGGTGGGCATGGTGCGCGATCTGTTCGCTGCGCTCGCCGCGCGTTCACGTGTCGCACATCTCGACAAGCGCACGGTGCTCAAGGGCAAAGCCCGCGTGCTGAAAGTCGACGGAAAAAAAGCGCTGCCTGTCACGGACAAACAGCGCGCAGCGGTCACGGCGTTCATGGCGCAGTTCGCGGCGAGCGCGCCCAATCCCGATTTTTTCCGCATTCTCGATGTCGCGCGGCGCATTGCCGGTACGGGTAGTCTTGGCGTAGACCGATATGTGATTCTGGTCGAAGGCAAGGGCTCACCGGACGGCAATTATCTGATCGATCTGAAAGAAGCGCTGCCGTCGTCGGTGGCGCCGCATGTGAGCACGCCGCAACCGCCGTGGCAGACCGAAGCGCAACGTGTGGTGGAAGTGCAGCGGCGTAACCAGGCGGTGTCGCAGGCCTTTCTGCATGCCGTCGAGTTCAATCAGCGTTCCTACGTATTGCGCAGCCTGCAACCCTCCGAAGATCGCGTCGCACTGAGCGACTGGGATAACAAGCTGCCGCGTCTCGAAGAAGTGATCAACAGCATGGCGGAACTGAGCGCGTGGGCGCATCTGCGCAGCGGCGGCCGGCAGAAATCGTCGATCGCCGATGATCTGATCGCGTTCGGCAATCGCCGCGACTGGCAACTGCCGCTCGTCGATCTCGCAATGCAGTGCGCGGTGCAGGTGGAACAGGACTGGCAAACCTATTGCAATGCTTACGACCGTGGCGTGCTCGACCCGCATGCCAGTCGCGCTCCAGACAAACCCTGA